From one Ctenopharyngodon idella isolate HZGC_01 chromosome 15, HZGC01, whole genome shotgun sequence genomic stretch:
- the LOC127495694 gene encoding sialic acid-binding Ig-like lectin 12 isoform X5 yields the protein MLQTLLFILTVVQMTDCYGFDHGEPINFSILVTENFIEEAGLCIRVFCTFTVPQSVSEPIRRTWFKGDPQKPSVEVSCVHIFGDKGNERECSFVLENLVQGESDGEYSFKLEWGQGKVYIFPETVKITVKELTQKPTIEVPQLTAGEKAEISCKAPGDCVNLKADIVFKGIEPDEVPRMVQSKTLSVFTFHPEPEHHNTNLTCRVIFQENIWTESTVILKVRHAPKILNSSRCLVWGDELTCMCVSSGLPLPQIYWLILDGEYYSAFSAENTISIITVSIASFRNINAAIKCVSKNLVGWAEMEIQVHNHAGKPKVSWSLSTPWIFFTLSAVVNVIFASCLTVVLREKRTKPNDDNHVYMTSLKREESVYETVKMSSERS from the exons ATGCTGCAAACATTGCTGTTCATCTTAACTGTTGTTCAAATGACAGACTGTTATGGTTTTG ACCATGGTGAACCAATTAACTTCTCCATCTTAGTAACAGAGAACTTCATTGAAGAGGCCGGTTTGTGCATCAGAGTGTTCTGTACTTTCACTGTCCCTCAAAGTGTCTCAGAACCCATTAGGAGAACCTGGTTCAAAGGAGATCCACAAAAACCATCTGTTGAAGTTTCCTGTGTTCACATTTTTGGAGATAAAGGCAATGAGAGAGAATGCAGCTTTGTGCTGGAAAACTTGGTTCAGGGTGAATCTGATGGTGAATACAGCTTCAAACTGGAATGGGGACAAGGGAAAGTGTATATCTTTCCTGAGACagtaaaaattactgtaaaag AGCTCACCCAGAAGCCAACAATAGAAGTCCCACAGCTCACAGCAGGAGAGAAGGCAGAGATATCCTGTAAAGCTCCAGGGGATTGTGTAAATCTCAAAGCAGatattgtatttaaagggattgAGCCTGATGAAGTTCCAAGGATGGTGCAAAGTAAGACACTTTCAGTATTCACTTTCCATCCTGAGCCTGAACATCACAATACTAACCTCACCTGCAGGGTAATTTTTCAAGAAAACATTTGGACTGAAAGTACCGTGATCCTCAAAGTAAGAC ATGCTCCTAAAATCCTGAATAGCTCTCGTTGTTTGGTGTGGGGTGATGAATTGACCTGCATGTGTGTCAGCAGTGGTTTGCCGTTACCACAGATATACTGGCTGATTCTGGATGGTGAATATTACAGTGCCTTTTCAGCAGAGAACACCATCAGTATCATCACTGTCTCCATTGCTAGTTTCAGGAACATCAACGCTGCCATTAAATGTGTCAGTAAGAATCTCGTTGGTTGGGCAGAAATGGAAATTCAGGTGCACAATCATGCTGGGAAACCCAAAG TAAGTTGGAGTTTGTCCACCCCTTGGATATTCTTTACCCTTTCAGCTGTTGTAAATGTCATCTTTGCTTCCTGTTTGACTGTCGTCCTACG AGAAAAACGTACAAAACCAAATGATGACAACCATGTCTACATGACTTCATTGAAGAGAGAGGAATCTGTGTATGAGACTGTTAAAATGTCTTCAGAGAGATCTTAG
- the LOC127495694 gene encoding sialic acid-binding Ig-like lectin 12 isoform X4, which yields MLQTLLFILTVVQMTDCYGFDHGEPINFSILVTENFIEEAGLCIRVFCTFTVPQSVSEPIRRTWFKGDPQKPSVEVSCVHIFGDKGNERECSFVLENLVQGESDGEYSFKLEWGQGKVYIFPETVKITVKELTQKPTIEVPQLTAGEKAEISCKAPGDCVNLKADIVFKGIEPDEVPRMVQSKTLSVFTFHPEPEHHNTNLTCRVIFQENIWTESTVILKVRHAPKILNSSRCLVWGDELTCMCVSSGLPLPQIYWLILDGEYYSAFSAENTISIITVSIASFRNINAAIKCVSKNLVGWAEMEIQVHNHAGKPKVSWSLSTPWIFFTLSAVVNVIFASCLTVVLRREKRTKPNDDNHVYMTSLKREESVYETVKMSSERS from the exons ATGCTGCAAACATTGCTGTTCATCTTAACTGTTGTTCAAATGACAGACTGTTATGGTTTTG ACCATGGTGAACCAATTAACTTCTCCATCTTAGTAACAGAGAACTTCATTGAAGAGGCCGGTTTGTGCATCAGAGTGTTCTGTACTTTCACTGTCCCTCAAAGTGTCTCAGAACCCATTAGGAGAACCTGGTTCAAAGGAGATCCACAAAAACCATCTGTTGAAGTTTCCTGTGTTCACATTTTTGGAGATAAAGGCAATGAGAGAGAATGCAGCTTTGTGCTGGAAAACTTGGTTCAGGGTGAATCTGATGGTGAATACAGCTTCAAACTGGAATGGGGACAAGGGAAAGTGTATATCTTTCCTGAGACagtaaaaattactgtaaaag AGCTCACCCAGAAGCCAACAATAGAAGTCCCACAGCTCACAGCAGGAGAGAAGGCAGAGATATCCTGTAAAGCTCCAGGGGATTGTGTAAATCTCAAAGCAGatattgtatttaaagggattgAGCCTGATGAAGTTCCAAGGATGGTGCAAAGTAAGACACTTTCAGTATTCACTTTCCATCCTGAGCCTGAACATCACAATACTAACCTCACCTGCAGGGTAATTTTTCAAGAAAACATTTGGACTGAAAGTACCGTGATCCTCAAAGTAAGAC ATGCTCCTAAAATCCTGAATAGCTCTCGTTGTTTGGTGTGGGGTGATGAATTGACCTGCATGTGTGTCAGCAGTGGTTTGCCGTTACCACAGATATACTGGCTGATTCTGGATGGTGAATATTACAGTGCCTTTTCAGCAGAGAACACCATCAGTATCATCACTGTCTCCATTGCTAGTTTCAGGAACATCAACGCTGCCATTAAATGTGTCAGTAAGAATCTCGTTGGTTGGGCAGAAATGGAAATTCAGGTGCACAATCATGCTGGGAAACCCAAAG TAAGTTGGAGTTTGTCCACCCCTTGGATATTCTTTACCCTTTCAGCTGTTGTAAATGTCATCTTTGCTTCCTGTTTGACTGTCGTCCTACG CAGAGAAAAACGTACAAAACCAAATGATGACAACCATGTCTACATGACTTCATTGAAGAGAGAGGAATCTGTGTATGAGACTGTTAAAATGTCTTCAGAGAGATCTTAG
- the tekt1 gene encoding tektin-1, with protein MSRLMGPPDKFLPSEWKHANQVHFRSSEAERAHSERLAAECQRLIEESNKYTKHMQQDAQKRLEQRIQDIKFWRQELEKKFEEMVQEIEMLVIFKSRVEKALESCSEPLQVTLQCLTEREKRVAIDLVHDEVEEELLKEKEVIEGVMVLLQRTLEQINEQIRLIRSVKYYLEKDLQDKFQAERIDDFCSLLTNTSPDLNGGNSNFTSVGFAVTPEEWESLCNLNISKAEKEKNNSFSLRALVASLLEQTAADMRRQYEATGRAFELRIQETKTAKTQLENQLNKLLAEIANQEKNLEALKVAIAEKEAPLKVAQTRLSARSQRPNVELCHDPAQIRLLAEVKELANHIERLAEALELSEMELKALASSQLSLEEEIQVKTNSLYIDEVICHQLRQPVVIHNF; from the exons ATGTCTAGGCTGATGGGACCCCCTGATAAGTTTCTACCATCTGAGTGGAAGCATGCAAACCAGGTGCATTTCAGGAGTTCGGAGGCAGAACGGGCGCACTCAGAGAGACTGGCTGCAGAGTGTCAAAGACTCATAGAGGAGAGCAACAAATATACCAAACACATGCAACAGGATGCACAAAAGAGGCTGG AGCAGAGAATCCAGGATATCAAATTCTGGAGGCAGGAACTGGAGAAGAAGTTTGAGGAGATGGTGCAGGAGATCGAGATGCTCGTCATCTTCAAGAGCCGTGTGGAAAAAGCCTTGGAGAGCTGCTCTGAGCCTCTTCAAGTGACTCTGCAATGTCTGACTGAGAG AGAGAAGCGTGTGGCGATTGACCTGGTGCATGATGAGGTGGAAGAGGAACTGTTGAAGGAGAAGGAGGTGATCGAGGGAGTGATGGTCCTGCTACAGCGAACACTGGAGCAGATCAATGAGCAGATCAG GCTCATTCGTTCAGTGAAGTACTATCTGGAAAAGGACTTGCAGGACAAATTTCAGGCCGAGCGCATCGATGATTTCTGCTCTCTTCTCACTAACACATCGCCTGATTTAAACGGAGGGAATTCAAACTTTACAAGCGTTGG ATTTGCAGTGACTCCTGAGGAATGGGAGAGCCTCTGCAACTTAAACATTAGCAAAGCTGAGAAGGAGAAGAATAACTCTTTTTCTTTGAGAGCTCTTGTGGCAAGCTTGCTAGAGCAGACGGCTGCAGACATGCGCAGACAGTATGAGGCTACGGGAAGGGCATTTGAACTGCGCATACAGGAGACCAAAACTGCCAAAACCCAGCTTGAGAACCAGCTCAATAAG CTGCTAGCAGAGATAGCAAATCAAGAAAAGAATCTGGAGGCTCTAAAAGTGGCTATCGCAGAGAAAGAAGCTCCACTGAAAGTGGCTCAGACTCGACTGTCTGCTCGCAGCCAAAGGCCCAACGTTGAGCTCTGCCATGACCCGGCTCAAATCCGACTGCTGGCAGAGGTCAAGGAGCTCGCTAACCACATCGAGAG ACTGGCCGAGGCGCTTGAACTTTCAGAGATGGAACTGAAAGCTTTAGCAAGTAGCCAGCTGAGCCTGGAGGAGGAGATCCAAGTGAAGACCAACTCTCTGTATATAGATGAGGTGATCTGCCATCAGCTACGTCAGCCTGTCGTTATTCACAACTTCTGA
- the inpp5ka gene encoding inositol polyphosphate 5-phosphatase Ka isoform X2, with the protein MEEDLSSALNSVSLEPTDIKWDTFGLYVVTWNVGTAEPPEDVNSLLQLSSPKKPDIYVIGLQEVKAAPLKFVTDLAFEDSWSHLFMNTLAPLGYIKVSSIRMQGLLLLFFSKLEHIPFIRDTQVTYTRTGLYGYWGNKGGVSIRLSLYGHMLCFLNCHLSAHMNYASQRVDEFEYILDAQTFDTKNSPHILDHKVVFWFGDLNFRIEDHGMLFVRNCITSQRFSLLWPKDQLTMMKQKEATLQKFEEGPLDFQPTYKFDLRSDNYDTSGKKRKPAWCDRILWRVKPKSLPPEDIDEDGHNEEDPKKQLEGELEDEFPLKMTQDYYTSKMEYGVSDHKPVIGIFRLELRKMYETPLVQVCAEGEWSADFDALITYRLLQSFPSSAWDWIGLYKVGFKSVSDYITYTWVKDDQVSVNDELFQVYVNKDEIPVLGGECVLCYYSSNLHCIVGISQPFKVQESRAAIEEGLVPENINGLDETVAS; encoded by the exons ATGGAGGAAGATTTGTCAAGTGCTTTGAATTCTGTCAGCCTGGAGCCTACAGACATCAAATGGGACACTTTTGG GCTGTATGTTGTCACGTGGAATGTGGGCACAGCTGAGCCTCCTGAAGATGTGAACTCTCTGCTTCAGCTCAGCTCCCCGAAGAAACCCGACATCTATGTGATAGG TCTGCAGGAGGTGAAGGCTGCACCTCTCAAGTTTGTCACAGATCTGGCCTTCGAGGACTCCTGGAGTCATCTCTTCATGAACACTCTGGCCCCTTTGGGTTATATCAAG GTGTCCTCAATACGGATGCAGGGTCTACTCTTGCTTTTCTTTTCCAAGCTGGAACACATCCCCTTTATCAGAGACACTCAGGTCACTTACACCCGCACAGGGCTGTACGGTTACTGG GGTAATAAAGGAGGcgtgtctatccgtctgtcccTCTACGGTCACATGCTCTGCTTCCTGAACTGTCACCTCAGCGCCCACATGAACTACGCCTCTCAGAGGGTGGATGAGTTTGAGTATATTCTGGATGCTCAGACCTTTGACACCAAAAACTCACCGCACATTTTGGACCACAA GGTTGTGTTCTGGTTTGGGGATTTGAATTTTCGTATCGAGGACCATGGTATGCTCTTTGTAAGGAACTGCATCACCAGCCAGCGTTTCAGTCTACTTTGGCCTAAAGATCAG CTCACCATGATGAAACAGAAGGAAGCTACTTTGCAGAAGTTTGAAGAGGGACCTCTCGACTTTCAGCCCACCTATAAATTTGACTTGCGCTCGGATAACTACGACACAAG TGGTAAGAAACGCAAGCCTGCGTGGTGTGACAGGATCCTCTGGCGAGTGAAGCCCAAGTCCTTGCCGCCGGAGGATATTGATGAAGACGGTCACAATGAAGAGGATCCAAAGAAACAACTGGAGGGGGAACTTGAGGATGAGTTCCCTCTGAAAATGACCCAGGACTATTACACAAGTAAAATGGAGTATGGCGTTAGCGACCATAAACCTGTCATTGGCATCTTCCGCTTGGAG TTGAGAAAGATGTACGAGACGCCACTGGTGCAGGTCTGTGCTGAAGGAGAGTGGAGTGCCGACTTCGACGCCCTCATAACCTACAGACTTCTTCAGTCCTTTCCCTCCAGTGCCTGGGACTGGATCGGTTTATATAAG GTTGGTTTTAAAAGTGTTTCGGACTATATCACGTACACTTGGGTGAAGGATGACCAGGTGTCTGTCAATGATGAGCTCTTTCAG GTTTATGTGAACAAAGATGAAATTCCAGTTCTTGGGGGAGAATGTGTGCTGTGCTATTACAGCAGCAAcctgcattgcattgtgggtatTAGTCAGCCTTTCAAG GTGCAGGAATCCAGAGCGGCGATTGAAGAGGGTTTAGTGCCTGAAAATATCAATGGACTTGATGAAACAGTTGCCAGTTAA
- the inpp5ka gene encoding inositol polyphosphate 5-phosphatase Ka isoform X3 has translation MEEIAEYFNEKMRARSDSMASTGTQSTSSRLHVRQRLAMLMTCVDDLDPDDKLDAQVVKTLDGAFLVCRQIAAPHKKDQFRLYVVTWNVGTAEPPEDVNSLLQLSSPKKPDIYVIGLQEVKAAPLKFVTDLAFEDSWSHLFMNTLAPLGYIKVSSIRMQGLLLLFFSKLEHIPFIRDTQVTYTRTGLYGYWGNKGGVSIRLSLYGHMLCFLNCHLSAHMNYASQRVDEFEYILDAQTFDTKNSPHILDHKVVFWFGDLNFRIEDHGMLFVRNCITSQRFSLLWPKDQLTMMKQKEATLQKFEEGPLDFQPTYKFDLRSDNYDTSGKKRKPAWCDRILWRVKPKSLPPEDIDEDGHNEEDPKKQLEGELEDEFPLKMTQDYYTSKMEYGVSDHKPVIGIFRLELRKMYETPLVQVCAEGEWSADFDALITYRLLQSFPSSAWDWIGLYKVGFKSVSDYITYTWVKDDQVSVNDELFQVYVNKDEIPVLGGECVLCYYSSNLHCIVGISQPFKVQESRAAIEEGLVPENINGLDETVAS, from the exons ATGGAAGAAATAGCTGAATATTTTAACGAAAAGATGCGAGCACGCTCCGACAGCATGGCCAGCACCGGCACACAGTCCACTAGCAGCCGTCTGCATGTGCGACAGCGTCTGGCGATGCTCATGACCTGCGTGGACGATCTGGACCCTGACGATAAACTGGACGCGCAGGTAGTTAAAACGTTAGATGGGGCTTTTCTCGTCTGCAGGCAGATTGCGGCCCCACATAAGAAAGACCAGTTCAG GCTGTATGTTGTCACGTGGAATGTGGGCACAGCTGAGCCTCCTGAAGATGTGAACTCTCTGCTTCAGCTCAGCTCCCCGAAGAAACCCGACATCTATGTGATAGG TCTGCAGGAGGTGAAGGCTGCACCTCTCAAGTTTGTCACAGATCTGGCCTTCGAGGACTCCTGGAGTCATCTCTTCATGAACACTCTGGCCCCTTTGGGTTATATCAAG GTGTCCTCAATACGGATGCAGGGTCTACTCTTGCTTTTCTTTTCCAAGCTGGAACACATCCCCTTTATCAGAGACACTCAGGTCACTTACACCCGCACAGGGCTGTACGGTTACTGG GGTAATAAAGGAGGcgtgtctatccgtctgtcccTCTACGGTCACATGCTCTGCTTCCTGAACTGTCACCTCAGCGCCCACATGAACTACGCCTCTCAGAGGGTGGATGAGTTTGAGTATATTCTGGATGCTCAGACCTTTGACACCAAAAACTCACCGCACATTTTGGACCACAA GGTTGTGTTCTGGTTTGGGGATTTGAATTTTCGTATCGAGGACCATGGTATGCTCTTTGTAAGGAACTGCATCACCAGCCAGCGTTTCAGTCTACTTTGGCCTAAAGATCAG CTCACCATGATGAAACAGAAGGAAGCTACTTTGCAGAAGTTTGAAGAGGGACCTCTCGACTTTCAGCCCACCTATAAATTTGACTTGCGCTCGGATAACTACGACACAAG TGGTAAGAAACGCAAGCCTGCGTGGTGTGACAGGATCCTCTGGCGAGTGAAGCCCAAGTCCTTGCCGCCGGAGGATATTGATGAAGACGGTCACAATGAAGAGGATCCAAAGAAACAACTGGAGGGGGAACTTGAGGATGAGTTCCCTCTGAAAATGACCCAGGACTATTACACAAGTAAAATGGAGTATGGCGTTAGCGACCATAAACCTGTCATTGGCATCTTCCGCTTGGAG TTGAGAAAGATGTACGAGACGCCACTGGTGCAGGTCTGTGCTGAAGGAGAGTGGAGTGCCGACTTCGACGCCCTCATAACCTACAGACTTCTTCAGTCCTTTCCCTCCAGTGCCTGGGACTGGATCGGTTTATATAAG GTTGGTTTTAAAAGTGTTTCGGACTATATCACGTACACTTGGGTGAAGGATGACCAGGTGTCTGTCAATGATGAGCTCTTTCAG GTTTATGTGAACAAAGATGAAATTCCAGTTCTTGGGGGAGAATGTGTGCTGTGCTATTACAGCAGCAAcctgcattgcattgtgggtatTAGTCAGCCTTTCAAG GTGCAGGAATCCAGAGCGGCGATTGAAGAGGGTTTAGTGCCTGAAAATATCAATGGACTTGATGAAACAGTTGCCAGTTAA
- the inpp5ka gene encoding inositol polyphosphate 5-phosphatase Ka isoform X1, translating to MEEDLSSALNSVSLEPTDIKWDTFGLYVVTWNVGTAEPPEDVNSLLQLSSPKKPDIYVIGLQEVKAAPLKFVTDLAFEDSWSHLFMNTLAPLGYIKVSSIRMQGLLLLFFSKLEHIPFIRDTQVTYTRTGLYGYWGNKGGVSIRLSLYGHMLCFLNCHLSAHMNYASQRVDEFEYILDAQTFDTKNSPHILDHKVVFWFGDLNFRIEDHGMLFVRNCITSQRFSLLWPKDQLTMMKQKEATLQKFEEGPLDFQPTYKFDLRSDNYDTRVQKTWFGFNGKKRKPAWCDRILWRVKPKSLPPEDIDEDGHNEEDPKKQLEGELEDEFPLKMTQDYYTSKMEYGVSDHKPVIGIFRLELRKMYETPLVQVCAEGEWSADFDALITYRLLQSFPSSAWDWIGLYKVGFKSVSDYITYTWVKDDQVSVNDELFQVYVNKDEIPVLGGECVLCYYSSNLHCIVGISQPFKVQESRAAIEEGLVPENINGLDETVAS from the exons ATGGAGGAAGATTTGTCAAGTGCTTTGAATTCTGTCAGCCTGGAGCCTACAGACATCAAATGGGACACTTTTGG GCTGTATGTTGTCACGTGGAATGTGGGCACAGCTGAGCCTCCTGAAGATGTGAACTCTCTGCTTCAGCTCAGCTCCCCGAAGAAACCCGACATCTATGTGATAGG TCTGCAGGAGGTGAAGGCTGCACCTCTCAAGTTTGTCACAGATCTGGCCTTCGAGGACTCCTGGAGTCATCTCTTCATGAACACTCTGGCCCCTTTGGGTTATATCAAG GTGTCCTCAATACGGATGCAGGGTCTACTCTTGCTTTTCTTTTCCAAGCTGGAACACATCCCCTTTATCAGAGACACTCAGGTCACTTACACCCGCACAGGGCTGTACGGTTACTGG GGTAATAAAGGAGGcgtgtctatccgtctgtcccTCTACGGTCACATGCTCTGCTTCCTGAACTGTCACCTCAGCGCCCACATGAACTACGCCTCTCAGAGGGTGGATGAGTTTGAGTATATTCTGGATGCTCAGACCTTTGACACCAAAAACTCACCGCACATTTTGGACCACAA GGTTGTGTTCTGGTTTGGGGATTTGAATTTTCGTATCGAGGACCATGGTATGCTCTTTGTAAGGAACTGCATCACCAGCCAGCGTTTCAGTCTACTTTGGCCTAAAGATCAG CTCACCATGATGAAACAGAAGGAAGCTACTTTGCAGAAGTTTGAAGAGGGACCTCTCGACTTTCAGCCCACCTATAAATTTGACTTGCGCTCGGATAACTACGACACAAG GGTACAGAAGACATGGTTTGGTTTTAA TGGTAAGAAACGCAAGCCTGCGTGGTGTGACAGGATCCTCTGGCGAGTGAAGCCCAAGTCCTTGCCGCCGGAGGATATTGATGAAGACGGTCACAATGAAGAGGATCCAAAGAAACAACTGGAGGGGGAACTTGAGGATGAGTTCCCTCTGAAAATGACCCAGGACTATTACACAAGTAAAATGGAGTATGGCGTTAGCGACCATAAACCTGTCATTGGCATCTTCCGCTTGGAG TTGAGAAAGATGTACGAGACGCCACTGGTGCAGGTCTGTGCTGAAGGAGAGTGGAGTGCCGACTTCGACGCCCTCATAACCTACAGACTTCTTCAGTCCTTTCCCTCCAGTGCCTGGGACTGGATCGGTTTATATAAG GTTGGTTTTAAAAGTGTTTCGGACTATATCACGTACACTTGGGTGAAGGATGACCAGGTGTCTGTCAATGATGAGCTCTTTCAG GTTTATGTGAACAAAGATGAAATTCCAGTTCTTGGGGGAGAATGTGTGCTGTGCTATTACAGCAGCAAcctgcattgcattgtgggtatTAGTCAGCCTTTCAAG GTGCAGGAATCCAGAGCGGCGATTGAAGAGGGTTTAGTGCCTGAAAATATCAATGGACTTGATGAAACAGTTGCCAGTTAA